The following proteins come from a genomic window of Ilumatobacter coccineus YM16-304:
- a CDS encoding FtsW/RodA/SpoVE family cell cycle protein, whose product MTAFLTRRPDSGLGNIKASPADPSRNIDWILMTVQVVLAVGGCFIVFSTSRGRIVSDPYAFVTRQVVFGIVAAVVMVGVMAVDYEFWKERARTLYIVTVVSLVFLFLLGVASGQDRISFDLGPINVQPAELAKFTTLLMLAAFLAEERSEEVSYARFLGGLIIVGLPAVLVIVQPDLGSASVIVSIAMGVLLVAGAKVRYIFAISFLSIATVAAAFVGRLVNSYQVARIQALINPSAAGADDTYQADNAMRALGTGGVWGKGWLQGPLTNDGDIPVMWADFPFAAVGEQFGLVGCAVVLGLIAIALIRIWRIAHLSRDLLGTYLCAGVFVMLLWQTFQNVGMTLKIMPVTGLPLPFISYGGSGLIVYFAMFGIVQSVHMRRMR is encoded by the coding sequence GTGACCGCCTTCCTGACGCGCAGGCCCGATTCCGGGCTCGGCAACATCAAAGCGAGTCCGGCCGACCCCAGTCGCAACATCGACTGGATCCTGATGACCGTGCAGGTCGTGTTGGCCGTCGGTGGTTGCTTCATCGTGTTCTCCACGTCGCGTGGGCGCATCGTGTCCGACCCGTACGCGTTCGTCACCCGTCAGGTGGTGTTCGGCATCGTCGCCGCGGTGGTGATGGTCGGCGTGATGGCCGTCGACTACGAGTTCTGGAAGGAGCGGGCCCGCACGCTCTACATCGTCACCGTCGTCAGCCTGGTGTTCCTGTTCCTGCTCGGCGTGGCCAGCGGACAGGACCGCATCTCGTTCGACCTCGGCCCCATCAACGTGCAACCGGCCGAGCTCGCGAAGTTCACGACCTTGCTGATGCTCGCTGCGTTCCTCGCCGAAGAACGCAGCGAAGAGGTCTCCTATGCCCGCTTCCTCGGAGGGCTGATCATCGTCGGGCTGCCAGCCGTGCTGGTGATCGTGCAACCCGACCTCGGCTCGGCATCGGTCATCGTGTCGATCGCGATGGGCGTGCTGCTCGTCGCCGGGGCGAAGGTGCGCTACATCTTCGCCATCTCGTTCCTGTCGATCGCCACGGTCGCAGCGGCGTTCGTCGGGCGCCTGGTCAACTCGTATCAGGTGGCTCGCATCCAGGCGCTGATCAACCCGTCGGCCGCCGGCGCCGACGACACGTACCAGGCCGACAACGCCATGCGCGCCCTCGGCACCGGGGGCGTGTGGGGCAAGGGCTGGCTCCAGGGGCCGCTCACCAACGATGGCGACATCCCCGTGATGTGGGCCGACTTTCCGTTCGCCGCGGTCGGTGAGCAGTTCGGGCTCGTCGGCTGCGCCGTGGTGCTCGGCCTCATCGCCATCGCACTCATCCGCATCTGGCGCATCGCCCACTTGTCGCGCGACCTGCTCGGTACCTACCTGTGCGCCGGCGTGTTCGTCATGCTCCTCTGGCAGACGTTCCAGAACGTCGGGATGACGCTCAAGATCATGCCGGTCACCGGCCTGCCGCTCCCGTTCATCAGCTACGGCGGCTCCGGTCTCATCGTGTACTTCGCCATGTTCGGCATCGTCCAGAGCGTCCACATGCGGCGCATGCGCTGA
- a CDS encoding TIGR03936 family radical SAM-associated protein, giving the protein MRLRVRYSKLGKVRFVSHRDGARLWERALRRVDLPVAYTEGFTPRPKLSFGLALPTGAESVAEYIDIDLAKGADIDPAASDWGDWTTSLGESLSDALPVGIDVARVVDRDPSTGSLQEQVTSTTWEMTGPGIDPELLDSATQRLLAADELLVERERKGQRRTDDVRPLIRDLRPDDTGHKLVAELVTIGRALRPAELATMVFPGIDAVGVRVLRTHQWIESDGVRREVIPLDADLALDRGLSA; this is encoded by the coding sequence GTGAGGCTGCGGGTTCGGTACTCGAAGCTGGGCAAGGTCCGTTTCGTGAGCCACCGCGACGGTGCACGTCTGTGGGAGCGTGCCTTGCGTAGAGTGGATCTTCCCGTGGCGTACACCGAAGGTTTCACCCCTCGTCCGAAGTTGAGCTTCGGACTCGCGTTGCCGACCGGTGCCGAATCGGTCGCCGAATACATCGACATCGATCTCGCGAAGGGCGCCGACATCGACCCGGCGGCGTCCGACTGGGGCGACTGGACCACGTCGCTCGGGGAGTCGTTGAGTGACGCGTTGCCGGTGGGTATCGACGTCGCCAGAGTCGTGGATCGTGATCCGTCCACCGGATCACTCCAAGAACAGGTCACTTCCACCACGTGGGAGATGACCGGGCCAGGGATCGACCCCGAACTGCTGGACTCGGCCACCCAGCGCTTGCTCGCCGCCGACGAACTGCTCGTCGAACGTGAGCGCAAAGGGCAACGTCGTACCGACGATGTCCGACCCCTGATCCGAGACCTCCGTCCCGATGACACGGGACACAAGCTGGTCGCCGAACTCGTCACGATCGGTCGGGCTCTCCGACCAGCGGAACTCGCCACCATGGTGTTTCCGGGGATCGACGCGGTCGGGGTGCGCGTGTTGCGCACACACCAGTGGATCGAATCCGACGGCGTTCGGCGTGAAGTGATTCCGCTCGATGCCGACCTCGCGCTCGACAGGGGTCTGAGCGCATGA
- a CDS encoding TIGR03960 family B12-binding radical SAM protein translates to MTSVWADLEPLLARVQKPARYIGLEDGIADPHHHPAKVSWLLAYPDTYEIGLPNQGLQILYEILNERSDAVAERTYAPWADLDAELRANDLPLFSVDTHRSASDFDILAFNLSAELVYTNVLNMIDLAGAPVRQAERGDDDMFVVVGGHCAFNPEPLADFIDLAVLGEGEEVISEITEVLHGWKVDRAAGRAVDRASVLRRLSKVPGVYVPSLYEVTYAEPVDGEPMGRIAAVTPRFDDVPATVDKRTVADLGEWPYPKTPLTPLTEVVHDRLSVEVFRGCTRGCRFCQAGMITRPVRERPAEQVRTMIADGLQRTGYNEVSLTSLSTADFSDIEPVIKGVLADQEAAHQSHPDAMSIGCGTTINLPSLRVDAFTVGLAGEVNSGRRSGLTFAPEAGTWRLRQVINKLILEEDLYGAVESAFSQGWTRMKLYFLIGLPTETDDDVLGIAELAKNCAEIGKRHTHRASVTVSVGGFVPKAHTPFQWFGQNTREELRRKIGLLQDATRRNGAVNLKWHDADASTAESVASRGDRRLGRVIERVWREGGTFQEWGEHFDLDRWTGALTAEDLSLDWYAFRHRHEDEVLPWAHLTAGLHHDFLWDDWQDALAESGVEDCRWTPCYDCGVCTGYGIEHVVASPVAPAGGSQGTGQDLSRGHEVPVTLGATR, encoded by the coding sequence ATGACTTCGGTGTGGGCTGACCTCGAGCCGTTGCTGGCTCGGGTCCAGAAGCCGGCACGGTACATCGGGCTCGAAGACGGCATCGCCGACCCGCACCACCATCCCGCCAAGGTCTCGTGGCTGTTGGCGTACCCCGACACCTACGAGATCGGGCTTCCCAACCAGGGCCTGCAGATCCTGTACGAGATCCTCAACGAACGCTCCGACGCGGTCGCCGAGCGCACCTACGCGCCGTGGGCCGACCTCGATGCCGAACTGCGGGCCAACGATCTGCCGCTGTTCTCGGTCGACACCCATCGGTCGGCGAGCGACTTCGACATCCTCGCGTTCAACCTCTCGGCCGAACTCGTCTACACCAACGTGCTCAACATGATCGACCTGGCCGGAGCACCGGTTCGCCAGGCCGAACGTGGCGACGACGACATGTTCGTGGTGGTCGGCGGGCACTGTGCGTTCAACCCCGAACCGCTCGCCGACTTCATCGATCTCGCCGTGCTCGGCGAAGGCGAAGAGGTCATCAGCGAGATCACCGAAGTGCTGCACGGGTGGAAAGTCGATCGCGCCGCCGGTCGAGCGGTCGATCGAGCGTCGGTGTTGCGCCGACTGTCGAAGGTGCCCGGTGTCTATGTGCCGTCGCTGTACGAGGTCACGTACGCCGAACCGGTCGATGGGGAACCGATGGGGCGGATCGCCGCTGTCACGCCTCGGTTCGACGACGTGCCCGCCACGGTCGACAAGCGCACCGTCGCCGACCTGGGGGAGTGGCCCTACCCGAAGACGCCACTCACGCCGCTCACCGAGGTGGTCCACGACCGACTCAGCGTCGAGGTGTTCCGCGGGTGCACGCGTGGCTGTCGCTTCTGCCAGGCCGGGATGATCACCCGCCCGGTCCGGGAGCGCCCAGCCGAACAGGTGCGCACGATGATCGCCGACGGGCTGCAGCGCACCGGGTACAACGAGGTGAGCCTCACATCGCTGTCGACCGCCGACTTCAGCGACATCGAACCGGTGATCAAGGGCGTGCTCGCCGACCAAGAGGCGGCGCACCAATCGCATCCCGATGCCATGTCGATCGGATGCGGCACCACGATCAACCTGCCGTCGTTGCGCGTCGATGCGTTCACGGTCGGCCTGGCCGGCGAGGTCAACTCGGGCCGCCGGTCGGGGCTGACGTTCGCTCCCGAGGCCGGCACGTGGCGTCTGCGCCAGGTGATCAACAAGCTGATCCTCGAAGAAGACCTCTACGGGGCGGTCGAGTCGGCGTTCTCGCAAGGGTGGACGCGGATGAAGCTCTACTTCCTCATCGGCCTGCCGACCGAGACCGACGACGACGTGCTCGGCATCGCGGAACTGGCGAAGAACTGTGCCGAGATCGGCAAACGCCACACGCACCGGGCGTCGGTCACGGTCAGCGTCGGCGGTTTCGTCCCGAAGGCGCACACGCCGTTCCAATGGTTCGGACAGAACACCCGCGAGGAACTGCGTCGCAAGATCGGCCTGCTGCAAGACGCCACCCGCCGCAACGGTGCGGTCAACCTCAAGTGGCACGACGCCGATGCGAGCACCGCCGAGAGCGTGGCGAGCCGTGGCGACCGTCGACTGGGCCGTGTGATCGAGCGCGTGTGGCGCGAGGGCGGCACGTTCCAGGAGTGGGGTGAGCACTTCGACCTCGATCGGTGGACCGGCGCGCTCACCGCCGAGGACCTGTCGCTCGACTGGTACGCCTTTCGGCACCGCCACGAGGACGAGGTGCTGCCGTGGGCGCATCTCACCGCAGGGCTTCACCATGACTTCCTGTGGGACGACTGGCAGGACGCGCTCGCCGAGAGCGGTGTCGAAGACTGCCGTTGGACCCCGTGCTACGACTGCGGTGTGTGCACCGGGTACGGCATCGAACACGTCGTGGCCTCGCCGGTCGCTCCCGCCGGCGGCAGCCAGGGAACGGGCCAGGATCTGTCCCGCGGCCACGAAGTCCCCGTCACTCTCGGAGCCACGAGATGA
- a CDS encoding penicillin-binding transpeptidase domain-containing protein: protein MAVDKRAARLGVLALVATMLFGLVGARLWFLQTVEQEGLQEEVDQTKRRTVPLLPERGRIFDADGRILADNERVLTVGIDWEVLRSESNRTELFSRVSGWVGVPVEEMERRFQSQVYSPFLPMPVAEDIDERTAATLLERVEDLPGVQIIEEARRVYPYAPLASHVVGYMGSITAETKDAYVGDGYFLNERVGQFGIEASMERELHGQWGYVVYEVDKSSRIVREIERVPAINGNDIQLTIDLDQQQYAEQALESQLKLRRLATARNGLDPETNFVERFFPEYPEEVPFKAPAGAVVVQNWENGHIVALASYPTFDNRWFESDLGGGKFEQLFPAVDEFGDPIDPDESILVNRAIQGRYNLGSTFKPFTAYAALSTGLMGVNDYYTDEGTYRMTSIDQDRCNSGLVRCVFKNATCSGTGRPCVYGSVDVETALAVSSDAFFYRIGENIMVENDFGPVLQEQVRLFGFGEDTGIALPFEFDGTVPDKELKARYAELGVISEAEGQDYYTGDNVQLSIGQGLLSASPLHLATGYSTLANGGFVLKPEIVKAIYQPGVPDSVEPGFADIAQAQFAVEPNVRGDLVRQIPFPQEFKDEITTGLQRVIYGPGTTSDYYHSTTGEKLFYYYPRGSEAIPLAGKTGTAQGRNNYPWNDSSAFAAYSTDAERPYTVSAYLEKAGYGSQAAGPVVKCIFMQLSGLAPADPVVLSDPLDTNSIFAAPENDLTDQSCYAGRYSAVSTTE from the coding sequence ATGGCAGTAGACAAGCGGGCCGCTCGCCTCGGTGTTCTGGCGCTCGTCGCAACGATGCTCTTCGGGCTCGTCGGTGCTCGCCTGTGGTTCTTGCAGACCGTCGAACAGGAAGGGCTGCAAGAAGAGGTCGACCAGACCAAGCGGCGCACCGTGCCGTTGCTCCCCGAGCGCGGACGCATCTTCGACGCCGATGGACGGATCCTCGCCGACAACGAGCGGGTGCTCACCGTCGGCATCGACTGGGAGGTGCTGCGCAGCGAATCGAACCGCACCGAACTCTTCAGCCGGGTGTCGGGCTGGGTCGGCGTGCCGGTCGAAGAGATGGAACGCCGGTTCCAGAGCCAGGTCTACAGCCCGTTCCTGCCGATGCCGGTCGCCGAAGACATCGACGAGCGCACCGCCGCAACGCTGCTCGAACGAGTCGAAGACCTGCCCGGCGTGCAGATCATCGAAGAGGCGCGCCGCGTCTATCCATATGCGCCGCTCGCCAGTCACGTCGTCGGCTACATGGGCAGCATCACCGCCGAGACCAAAGATGCCTACGTCGGCGACGGCTACTTCCTCAACGAACGAGTCGGCCAGTTCGGCATCGAAGCGAGCATGGAACGCGAGCTCCACGGACAGTGGGGATACGTCGTGTACGAGGTCGACAAGTCGAGTCGGATCGTGCGAGAGATCGAGCGCGTGCCGGCGATCAACGGCAACGACATCCAACTCACGATCGATCTCGACCAGCAGCAGTACGCGGAGCAGGCGCTCGAGAGTCAGCTCAAGCTGCGACGACTGGCAACGGCGCGCAATGGGCTCGACCCCGAGACGAACTTCGTCGAGCGCTTCTTCCCCGAGTACCCCGAAGAGGTGCCGTTCAAAGCGCCCGCGGGAGCGGTCGTGGTCCAGAACTGGGAGAACGGGCACATCGTCGCCTTGGCGAGCTACCCGACGTTCGACAACCGGTGGTTCGAGTCCGACCTCGGTGGGGGCAAGTTCGAGCAGTTGTTCCCGGCCGTAGACGAGTTCGGCGACCCGATCGACCCCGACGAGTCGATCCTCGTCAATCGAGCGATCCAGGGTCGCTACAACCTCGGCTCGACCTTCAAGCCGTTCACCGCGTACGCCGCGCTGAGCACCGGTTTGATGGGGGTGAACGACTACTACACCGACGAGGGCACGTATCGAATGACGTCGATCGACCAAGACCGGTGCAACTCCGGATTGGTGCGATGCGTGTTCAAGAACGCCACATGCAGCGGCACCGGCCGACCCTGTGTCTACGGCTCCGTCGACGTCGAGACCGCGCTCGCGGTGTCGAGCGATGCGTTCTTCTACCGCATCGGCGAGAACATCATGGTCGAGAACGACTTCGGCCCGGTCCTCCAGGAGCAGGTGCGACTCTTCGGGTTCGGTGAAGACACCGGCATCGCCCTACCGTTCGAATTCGACGGCACGGTGCCCGACAAGGAGCTCAAGGCGCGCTACGCGGAGCTCGGCGTGATCTCCGAGGCCGAAGGTCAGGACTACTACACCGGCGACAACGTCCAGTTGTCCATCGGACAGGGTTTGTTGTCCGCGTCGCCGCTGCACCTCGCCACCGGCTACTCGACGCTCGCGAACGGCGGCTTCGTGCTGAAGCCCGAGATCGTCAAGGCGATCTACCAGCCAGGCGTGCCCGACTCCGTCGAGCCCGGCTTCGCCGACATCGCTCAGGCACAGTTCGCGGTCGAACCGAACGTGCGGGGCGATCTGGTTCGACAGATCCCATTCCCGCAGGAGTTCAAAGACGAGATCACGACCGGCTTGCAGCGCGTGATCTACGGCCCCGGCACGACCAGCGACTACTACCACTCGACCACCGGCGAAAAACTCTTCTACTACTACCCGCGTGGCTCCGAGGCGATCCCGCTCGCCGGCAAGACCGGTACGGCCCAGGGACGCAACAACTACCCGTGGAACGACTCGTCGGCGTTCGCCGCCTACAGCACCGACGCCGAGCGGCCGTACACGGTGAGCGCCTACCTCGAGAAGGCCGGCTACGGCTCGCAGGCCGCCGGCCCCGTGGTGAAGTGCATCTTCATGCAGTTGTCGGGACTCGCCCCGGCCGATCCGGTCGTGCTGTCCGATCCGCTCGACACCAACTCGATCTTCGCGGCGCCCGAGAACGACTTGACCGATCAGTCGTGCTACGCCGGTCGGTACTCCGCCGTGAGCACCACCGAGTGA
- the ndk gene encoding nucleoside-diphosphate kinase, with amino-acid sequence MSDRTLVLLKPDTVERKLIGEVVSRFESKNLDIVAMDLRTLDADTLARHYEEHVGKGFYGELVEFMSRGPVLAMVVEGPEDTWQVVRNMMGATNPRDAAPGTIRGDLGILFTENLVHGSDSLESATREIGIFFPNL; translated from the coding sequence ATGTCAGATCGCACTCTCGTCCTCCTCAAGCCCGACACCGTCGAACGCAAGCTCATCGGCGAGGTCGTCTCGCGTTTCGAGTCGAAGAACCTCGACATCGTCGCGATGGACCTGCGCACGCTCGACGCCGACACGCTCGCTCGTCACTACGAAGAGCACGTCGGCAAGGGCTTCTACGGTGAGCTCGTCGAGTTCATGAGCCGCGGCCCGGTCCTGGCGATGGTCGTCGAAGGTCCCGAAGACACCTGGCAGGTCGTCCGGAACATGATGGGCGCCACCAACCCTCGCGACGCCGCCCCCGGCACGATCCGCGGCGACCTCGGCATCCTGTTCACCGAGAACCTCGTGCACGGCAGCGACTCGCTCGAGTCGGCCACCCGCGAAATCGGGATCTTCTTCCCGAATCTGTAA
- a CDS encoding rod shape-determining protein: MARNNPLSLGRDLAIDLGTANTLIYVRGQGVVLDEPSVVAINVNDGRPVAVGMEAKRMMGRTPNHIKAIRPLKDGVIADFEVCEKMLRYFIQKVHASKWSKPRMVSCVPSGITGVEQRAVQDAAEYAGARKPVHIIEEPMAAAIGADLPVHEPSGNMIVDIGGGTTEVAVISLGGIVTAQSVRVAGDELDDAVLQYVKKEFSLAIGDRTAEEVKIQMGSAWPLDEELTADIRGRDLISGLPRTIQLTTEHVREALAEPISAIVDAVKTTLDKTPPELAADIMEDGIMIAGGGALIGGLDERLSHETGMPIRIAHEPLYSVVIGSGRALENIDAMRGLMSMGGED, encoded by the coding sequence ATGGCCCGCAACAACCCACTCAGCCTGGGGCGTGACCTTGCCATCGACCTCGGCACGGCGAACACACTGATCTACGTGCGCGGCCAAGGTGTCGTGCTCGACGAGCCGTCTGTCGTCGCCATCAACGTCAACGACGGCCGCCCCGTGGCGGTCGGTATGGAAGCCAAGCGGATGATGGGTCGCACGCCGAACCACATCAAGGCGATCCGCCCGCTCAAAGACGGTGTCATCGCCGACTTCGAAGTGTGCGAGAAGATGCTGCGCTACTTCATCCAGAAGGTGCACGCGTCGAAGTGGTCGAAGCCGCGCATGGTCAGCTGCGTGCCGTCGGGCATCACCGGTGTCGAGCAGCGCGCCGTGCAAGACGCCGCCGAGTACGCCGGAGCGCGCAAGCCGGTGCACATCATCGAAGAGCCCATGGCCGCAGCCATCGGTGCCGACCTGCCGGTGCACGAACCGTCGGGCAACATGATCGTCGACATCGGCGGTGGCACCACCGAGGTCGCCGTCATCTCGCTGGGCGGCATCGTCACGGCGCAATCGGTCCGCGTGGCCGGTGACGAACTCGACGACGCGGTGCTGCAGTACGTGAAGAAGGAGTTCTCGCTGGCGATCGGTGATCGCACGGCCGAAGAGGTCAAGATCCAGATGGGGTCGGCCTGGCCGCTCGACGAAGAACTCACCGCCGACATCCGCGGCCGTGACCTCATCTCGGGTCTGCCGCGAACCATCCAGCTCACGACAGAACACGTCCGTGAAGCCCTTGCCGAGCCGATCTCTGCAATCGTTGACGCGGTGAAGACAACGCTCGACAAGACCCCGCCCGAGCTCGCTGCCGACATCATGGAAGACGGCATCATGATCGCCGGCGGCGGCGCCCTCATCGGTGGCCTCGACGAACGGCTCAGCCACGAGACCGGCATGCCGATCCGAATCGCCCACGAACCGCTCTACAGCGTCGTGATCGGCTCCGGCCGGGCGCTCGAGAACATCGACGCGATGCGCGGCCTCATGTCGATGGGCGGCGAAGACTGA
- a CDS encoding rod shape-determining protein MreD, which produces MLAALYQSSLIRLVPVGMIVLALQRTLFVDLQISGVIVQLVLALVAAAGAVGGSEGGAIAGFTLGMMFDLVEGTPLGSTAIAFTLAGVVAGLLALIAADPQWWLLAIFVFFGAAAGEALLPVVRLFIGQRNPWPADMAKVVPIVAFSSMVISPIMVPVARWCLRVRGSEWTAPTTQDLI; this is translated from the coding sequence GTGCTCGCTGCGCTGTACCAGAGTTCGCTGATCCGCCTCGTCCCCGTCGGGATGATCGTGCTCGCCCTCCAGCGAACGCTGTTCGTCGACCTGCAGATCAGCGGCGTCATCGTGCAACTCGTGTTGGCGCTCGTCGCCGCAGCCGGTGCCGTCGGCGGCTCCGAAGGCGGTGCCATCGCCGGGTTCACACTCGGCATGATGTTCGATCTCGTCGAAGGAACGCCGCTCGGCTCCACGGCCATCGCGTTCACGCTCGCAGGCGTGGTGGCCGGATTGCTCGCCTTGATCGCCGCCGACCCGCAGTGGTGGCTGCTCGCGATCTTCGTGTTCTTCGGCGCCGCAGCGGGCGAAGCGCTGCTGCCCGTGGTGCGACTGTTCATCGGCCAACGCAACCCGTGGCCGGCCGACATGGCGAAGGTGGTGCCCATCGTCGCGTTCAGTTCGATGGTGATCAGTCCGATCATGGTGCCGGTCGCCCGATGGTGTCTGCGCGTCCGGGGGAGCGAGTGGACCGCCCCGACGACCCAGGATCTGATCTGA
- the mreC gene encoding rod shape-determining protein MreC has translation MAIYTVGRRRVIIALLLSSALILTLDLRGNAVLDRARDAFGVAMTPVETAADVVTNPVKRAWDSYSNYDDLERENEILQQRVDELIGTQAAAEASVVDSQQLLALNDLPSLAGIDTEKAEVVGASANNIDQIIEINKGSLDNVAIGMPVVNRAGLIGRVTRVRLNSSQVMLVTDPRFAMPVEILGGTGSVDGDGSDDETSTTTPSGFDDDEIADIVDPDVPTTTTALDVLGDRFELPQADTSDPDETTSVTSTTVPEGLDLPPAIPADGSPVQTTIPPVVTTTTLPQFQKEFGAMEGQGQDRLPQIRFLQDNPSLAILQEGDLVTTAGGADSLAPPNIPIGRVVNRADRPGVAGPILEVMLNADLDRLNFVQVVLYRPASEVEQ, from the coding sequence ATGGCGATCTACACGGTCGGTCGGAGGCGAGTCATCATCGCGCTCCTGTTGTCATCGGCGCTGATCCTCACGCTCGATCTGCGGGGCAATGCGGTGCTCGACCGAGCCCGCGATGCGTTCGGGGTGGCGATGACGCCGGTCGAGACCGCAGCCGACGTCGTGACCAACCCGGTGAAGCGGGCGTGGGACTCGTACTCCAACTACGACGACCTCGAACGTGAGAACGAGATCCTGCAGCAGCGCGTCGACGAGTTGATCGGCACGCAAGCCGCGGCCGAAGCGAGCGTCGTCGACTCCCAGCAGTTGCTCGCGCTCAACGACCTGCCGTCGCTCGCCGGTATCGACACCGAGAAGGCCGAAGTGGTCGGCGCCTCGGCGAACAACATCGACCAGATCATCGAGATCAACAAGGGCAGCCTCGACAACGTCGCGATCGGCATGCCGGTGGTCAACCGCGCTGGGCTCATCGGTCGTGTCACCCGCGTCCGCCTCAACTCGTCGCAGGTCATGCTCGTGACCGACCCGCGTTTCGCGATGCCGGTCGAGATCCTCGGCGGTACCGGCAGCGTCGACGGCGACGGGTCCGACGACGAGACCTCCACCACCACGCCATCGGGATTCGACGACGACGAGATCGCCGACATCGTCGACCCAGACGTACCGACCACCACGACGGCGCTCGACGTGCTCGGCGACCGCTTCGAATTGCCGCAGGCCGACACGTCCGACCCCGACGAGACGACGTCGGTCACCTCCACGACGGTGCCCGAGGGGCTCGATCTCCCGCCGGCCATCCCGGCAGACGGCAGCCCGGTCCAGACGACGATCCCGCCCGTCGTCACCACCACCACGCTGCCGCAATTCCAGAAGGAGTTCGGAGCGATGGAGGGGCAGGGACAAGATCGCCTGCCGCAGATCAGGTTCCTGCAAGACAACCCGTCGCTCGCCATCCTGCAGGAGGGTGACCTGGTCACCACGGCAGGCGGCGCCGACAGCCTCGCCCCGCCCAACATTCCGATCGGACGGGTCGTCAACCGTGCCGACCGTCCCGGCGTGGCCGGCCCCATCCTCGAAGTCATGCTCAACGCCGACCTCGACCGACTCAACTTCGTGCAGGTCGTGTTGTACCGACCCGCCTCCGAAGTCGAGCAGTGA